The region ACCTGAGAGCCAGATAATGAAATCCGATCCATCAACCGATTGGTGTCTCGGATCGGCGTCGTGTTGCGACGAGCTGAACCGTACGAACCGCTCCTGTTACCGAGCCCAATGCTTTGCCACCACGAGGGGCCTCGTCGGTCTGTTGAACCTGGAGCCGGGGTCGTTTACGACCACGTTTCAGTCGCGCCTCGCCGGGCAACGCTGGATCGAACCTCACACCGACACCATCATGCCGAAATTGACCGGGCAGGGAGTGCGTCGGCTGGCGGTTCTGACCCCGGCATTCACGGCGGATTGTCTCGAAACGATCGAAGAGATCGGGATTCGCGGCAAGAAGCAGTGGGCTGAAGCCGGAGGCTCCGAATTGCTCCGGATCCCCTGTGTGAATGCCAGCTCACCATGGGCAAACGCGGTGGCTCAGATGGCACAAGCCGCCCATTGAGGTCAGTCTGACACCGCCCGGGTACCATCGCGGCACACGAGAATCGGAGCAAAGGCCCTCGTGGCACCACTCTCTAAAACCTTCCACGAAGCAGAAACCCTCTACCGCCGTATTCAGTCCGACCTGATTGCCCGTTACGAGTCGATCGATGGCGGCCGGTTTGATATGGATGCGTGGGATCGCCCTGGAGGCGGTGGCGGTCTAACCCGGGTGCTTTCAGATGGCGCAGTGTTCGAGAAAGCCGCCGTCAACGTTTCGGCCGTCCAAGGTCCGGCCCCGAAAAAACTCACGGAACATCTCGGCGTGGAGGCATCCTGGTTCGGCGCCACCGGGGTATCACTGATTCTCCACCCTCGGAACCCCTACATCCCAACGATGCACGCCAATCTTCGTTACTTCGAAACCGATACCGGGACCGCCTGGTGTGGTGGCGGAGCCGATCTCACCCCTTATTACTTCGACGAGCAGGACGCATTGCATTTCCACCGTTCCCTGAGCGAAGCCTGCCAAAGGCACGAAGCGGGCGACTATCAACGGTGGAAGACAACCTGCGACGAATACTTCTGGCTTCCCCACCGTGGAGAGTCCAGGGGGATCGGAGGCATCTTCTTCGACCATGAAACCGACGTCGAGTCGATACTGGCATTACAGAGCGATCTCGGATCGGCCATCGCCGACGCCTATCTGCCAATCGTCGATCGCCATCGGGAGTCTCCTTACGCCGAAGCCCAGGA is a window of Acidimicrobiia bacterium DNA encoding:
- the hemF gene encoding oxygen-dependent coproporphyrinogen oxidase; translated protein: MAPLSKTFHEAETLYRRIQSDLIARYESIDGGRFDMDAWDRPGGGGGLTRVLSDGAVFEKAAVNVSAVQGPAPKKLTEHLGVEASWFGATGVSLILHPRNPYIPTMHANLRYFETDTGTAWCGGGADLTPYYFDEQDALHFHRSLSEACQRHEAGDYQRWKTTCDEYFWLPHRGESRGIGGIFFDHETDVESILALQSDLGSAIADAYLPIVDRHRESPYAEAQERWQHQRRGRYVEFNLLHDRGTRFGLQTDGRTESILVSLPPRVRFDYNAVPSPGSSEQELIDVLTSPPRTWIT
- a CDS encoding ferrochelatase: AQGCGRLVIIPLFPQYASASSGSALAKTFEIVGGRTNVPDVVTVGPFFDNPGFLQAAADIAKPLLEDFAPDHILFSYHGLPESQIMKSDPSTDWCLGSASCCDELNRTNRSCYRAQCFATTRGLVGLLNLEPGSFTTTFQSRLAGQRWIEPHTDTIMPKLTGQGVRRLAVLTPAFTADCLETIEEIGIRGKKQWAEAGGSELLRIPCVNASSPWANAVAQMAQAAH